Within Nitrospira sp. MA-1, the genomic segment GTAGTGATGTACTCAGTCTCCTCCGTTAATGAAGGGAAATTCAAGGTCCTCAGTGAATCCCTGGTGAGTTCTTTTAACAACAAGAAGACCGTGGGAGAACTTTCAATCGTGAGTCTTCCCATAAACAGAAATACTCCTATTCAGGTGAAAGTCAAACCTTCTTCAGGGGACAATGCTCGGGCCTTCTTAAGCGTGGCCAATGCAATTACTGCAGCGAATATTCCTCAAGGGGTGCAGATCACCACGACGGAACGTGGTTTAAATATTAGGATCAAAGACGATGCGTTGTTTCAAAGTGGTAGTGCCAGGCTGAATCCCCAGATTAAAGAATTTATTGATCTCATTGCCGGCCTCGTCAAGGAGTTACCCAATTCTATTGCCGTTGAAGGGCATACGGACAATCAACCCATTCGATCCTCTCTCTACCCCTCCAATTGGGATCTTTCGACCGCCAGGGCCAAT encodes:
- a CDS encoding flagellar motor protein MotB, whose product is MKKKHEEHENHERWLVSYADFITLLFAFFVVMYSVSSVNEGKFKVLSESLVSSFNNKKTVGELSIVSLPINRNTPIQVKVKPSSGDNARAFLSVANAITAANIPQGVQITTTERGLNIRIKDDALFQSGSARLNPQIKEFIDLIAGLVKELPNSIAVEGHTDNQPIRSSLYPSNWDLSTARANTLVRYLIDQHHLADYRLSSTGYAGTRPVELNDTPQGQASNRRVELIVLKNTPSDTDSSHPYLP